Proteins encoded within one genomic window of Ammospiza caudacuta isolate bAmmCau1 chromosome 35, bAmmCau1.pri, whole genome shotgun sequence:
- the CLASRP gene encoding CLK4-associating serine/arginine rich protein yields MWHEARKHERKLRGMMVDYKKRAERRREYYEKIKKDPAQFLQVHGRACKVHLDSAVALAAESPVNMMPWQGDTNNMIDRFDVRAHLDFIPMYTPALLSPTSPEQESDERKCNYERYRGLVQNDFAGISEEQCLYQIYIDELYGGLQKPNEDEKKKLAEKKASIGYTYEDSTVEELENSLEKRAGDEDDSEEDSNTDEDEVIPDIDVEVDVDELNQEQVADLNKQATTYGMAEGDFVRMLRKDKEEAEAIKNAKALEEEKAMYSGRRSRRQRREFREKRLKGRKISPPSYARRDSPTYDPYKRSPSESSSESRSRSRTPSPGHEEKITFITSFGGSDEEPPAREPQREHREHRERQRPPAPGASAPAHRAASRRRSSSTSSSSSSSSRSSSSSSFSSGSRSPSRGSRPPFRGRSRGLFRGRSRRSRSRSRGSRSRSRSRSRSRSRRYSRERRSRSPEQPQQQRGHRHRRRSRSRSRRSLRSWRRWSSGSRSRSSRSDSRSPSRSRSRSRSRSRSPSPPGARDKAPPRPPAEPAVGEKLKKADAGAGKECGAAKVTQADPQEKLRLRMQKALNRQCREYSSSRRHSRSHSRSPHYRH; encoded by the exons ATGTGGCACGAGGCGCGCAAGCACGAGCGCAAGCTGCGGGGGATGATGGTGGACTACAAGAAACGCGCCGAGAGGCGCCGCGAGTACTACGAGAAAATC AAGAAGGACCCGGCGCAGTTCCTGCAGGTGCACGGCCGGGCCTGCAAGGTGCACCTGGACTCGGCCGTGGCGCTGGCGGCCGAGAGCCCCGTCAACAT gatgccctggcagggggacaCCAACAACATGATCGACAGATTCGACGTCCGTGCTCACCTGGATTTCATCCCCATGTACACCCcggccctgctcagccccac CTCACCTGAGCAGGAGTCGGACGAGCGCAAATGCAACTATGAGCGGTACCGGGGCCTGGTGCAGAACGACTTTGCTGGCA TCTCAGAGGAGCAGTGCCTGTACCAGATCTACATCGACGAGCTCTACGGGGGCCTCCAGAAACCCAACGAGGATGAGAAGAAAAA gctggcGGAGAAAAAGGCTTCCATAGGCTACACCTACGAGGACAGCACggtggaggagctggagaattCCCTGGAAAAGCGAGCCGGGGACGAGGACGATTCCGAGGAAGACTCCAACACCGACGAGGACGAAGTGATCCCGGACATCG ACGTGGAGGTGGACGTGGACGAGCTGAACCAGGAGCAAGTGGCCGACCTGAACAAGCAGGCCACCACCTACGGCATGGCCGAGGGCGATTTCGTCAG GATGctgaggaaggacaaggaggaggcTGAAGCCATCAAAAACGCCAAGgccctggaggaggagaaggccATGTACTCg ggccgccgctcccgccggcagcgccgcgAATTCCGGGAGAAGCGGCTGAAGGGACGGAAAATCAGCCCCCCCAG CTACGCCCGCCGGGACAGCCCCACCTACGACCCGTACAAACG CTCCCCCTCGGAGTCGAGCTCCGagtcccggtcccggtcccgcaCGCCGTCGCCGGGCCACGAGGAGAAGATCACGTTCATCACCAGCTTCGGCGGCAGCGACGAGGAGCCCCCGGCCCGGGAGCCGCAGCGGGAGCACCGGGAGCACCGGGAGCGGCAGCGCCCCCCGGCGCCCGGAGCCTCGGCACCGGCACACAGGGCGGCCTCACG GCGCCGCTCTTCCTCCACCTCCTCGTCGTCGTCCTCCTCCTCgcgctcctcctcctcctcctcgttcagctccggctcccgcagcccctcccgGGGCTCCCGCCCGCCCTtccggggccgctcccggggcctcttccggggccgctcccgccgctcgcggagccgctcccggggcaGCCGCAGCCGCtcccggagccgctcccggagccgctcccgccgctACTCCCGGgagcgccgctcccgctccccgGAGCAGCCGCAGCAGCAACGGGGCCACCGGCACCGCCGCCGCTCCAG GAGCCGCTCGCGGCGCTCGCTGCGCTCGTGGCGCCGCTGGAGCAGCGGCAGCCGCAGCCGGAGCAGCCGCAGCGACTCCCGGAGCCCGTCCCGCtcccggagccgctcccggaGCCGCTCCCGCTCCCCGAGCCCGCCCGGAGCCCGCGACAaggccccgccccggcccccggCCGAGCCCGCCGTCGGGGAGAAGCTGAAAAA GGCGGACGCGGGTGCTGGTAAAGAGTGCGGAGCTGCCAAAGTCA CCCAAGCTGACCCGCAGGAGAAGCTGCGGCTCAGGATGCAGAAGGCGCTCAACAGGCAGT GTCGGGAGTACAGCTCCTCGCGCAG GCACTCGCGGTCGCACTCGCGGAGCCCCCACTACCGGCACTGA
- the GEMIN7 gene encoding gem-associated protein 7: MADPIPVPVGILRLPRGPDSSGSRGFTGHRHRDLHRDIAHSRDIAHSQDIPRAIPHSRDDPHSRYDPHSRDDPHSRDDPHSRAIPHSRYDPHSRDDPHSRYDPHSRDVAAVQRARAALRERFLRLLGRARGKRSRFRLCSGPGVLADFGAADVQSGAFQVDSLLTPLGVQASALLRSGDVLEFSFPLE; this comes from the exons ATGGCCGATCCCATCCCGGTTCCCGTGGGGATCCTGCGCCTCCCGCGGGGCCCCGACAGCTCCGGCAGCCGCGGCTTcaccgggcaccggcaccgggacctGCACCGGGACATTGCCCATTCCCGGGACATTGCCCATTCCCAGGACATTCCCCGGGCCATTCCCCATTCCCGGGACGATCCCCATTCCCGGTACGATCCCCATTCCCGGGACGATCCCCATTCCCGGGACGATCCCCATTCCCGGGCCATTCCCCATTCCCGGTACGATCCCCATTCCCGGGACGATCCCCATTCCCGGTACGATCCCCATTCCCGGGACGTGGCCGCCGTGCAGCGCGCCCGGGCCGCGCTCCGGGAGCGGTTCCTGCGGCTGCTGGGCCGCGCCCGGGGCAAACGGAGCCGCTTCCGCCTCTGCTCCGGCCCGGGGGTGCTCGCCGACTTCGGGGCCGCCGACGTGCAAAGCGGGGCCTTCCAG gtGGATTCTCTGCTGACCCCTCTGGGAGTTCAGGCCTCGGCTCTGCTGCGCTCTGGGGACGTTCTGgaattttccttccctctggaaTAA